tttcccttcccttatgttcatccgttttgtctcttaaagtcctcctatgagtgaagtcatatgattttagtctttctctgaccaatttcacttagcataataccctccagttccatccacgtagttgcaaatggcaagatttcattctttttgccgACTAATAccccattgtacatatataccacatcttctttatccattcatccatcgatggacatttgggctctttccatactttggctattgttgatagtgctgctataaacattggggtgcatatgtcccttcgaaacagcacacctatatcccttggataggtacctagtagtgcaattgctgggtcgtagagtagttctatttttcgttttttgaagaacctccatactgttttccagagtggctgcaccagtttgcattcccaccaacaatgcaaaagagatcctctttctctgcatccccgccaacatctgttgttgccagagttggtaatgttagccgttctgacaggtgtgaggtggtgtctcattgtggttttgatttgtgtttgcctgatgagtgacgttgagcatcttttcacgtgtctgttggccatctggatgtcttctttggagaagtatctattcatgtcttttgcccatttcttcactggattatttgttttttgggttttgagtttgataagttctttatagattttggatactaaccctttatctgatatgtcgtttgcgattatcttctcccattccgtcagttgccttttagttttgctgattgttgccTTCTCTGTGCAGATATTCTCTTAACTTCTAATGCACCGTGCCTTGGTCACAGCCTCTTGGTTTCTAAAGGACAATTAAATGGTTCCTGACATGCACAAATGTGATTTTCCACAGGCTTCAGACCTCAGGCATTTCATACAACAGTAAGAAGAAAGCTACCACgtatcaaccttttttttttttaatttttttaacgtttattcattttttgagagagagagacagagtgtgcgcaggggaggggcagagagagagggagacacagaatccgaagcaggctccaggctctgagctgtcagcacagagtccgacgcggggctcaaacccacaaactgtgagatcatgacctgagccaaagtcagacgcttcaccgactgagccgcgcCCCGCTATGTATCAACCATTAATTGTCTGCCGTGGTCTATGCTGAGTgctctgcatattttttttctcagtctttccaACAGCACtgtaatgtatgtatttttcattagCCCCATTTCGGGGATGAAAAAGCCAAGGCTCAAGGGCTAAAGTTGGGCTGAGATTTGAACACAAAGGTGCCTGCCTGTGTGCTCTTAATCAACAATGCCACCTGGCTTTTtacaataataatttatttcatggggctcctgggtggctcagtcggttaagtgtccaactcttgatctctgctcaggtcatgatctcatggttcatgggtttgagcctcgcatcaggctctgcactggcagtgtagggggtgcttaggattctctctccctctctctctgctcttcccccgctctctcactctctctctctttcaaaataaatttaaaacatttaaaataataataataatttttttcataatcataattttcataataacaattattttttctgattatttgtaTGTTACATTGGGCTCATGAAAAATTcaagtgatgaaaaaaaaagcataagagaGAAGGCAAAATTTACACGAAATgcgggatgcttgggtggctcagatggttgagtgtccgacttcggctcaggtcatggtctcacagttcctgggttcgagccccacatcaggctccgtgctgtcagctcaaagccttgagcctgcttcagattctgtgtgtttctctttgcccctcccccactcatgctctgtctctctctctctcaaaaatatataaacattaaaaaaaatctgttaaatttACATGAGATGTGTGAGATGATACTAATAACATTTTTGGAGACTATGCCTTACGCCCCTCTTTGTATCTGTGTTCACACAGCTCATGCCTGGAGCTTACTTAAGTGGAATCCTATCACGTGTACTCTTTCTATGGTACACTCTTTACAAAAACGCATTTGCTTACGGACCTTTGGAGTTGAACTTTGGGGACTTAACCTGTTCATGTATTTTGCATCTTCTCCCACTGGGACATTTTCTTATCAATTGAAAGacctttttgtaaatatttaccattatttctcatgtgttgcaaatatttttaccaATCGACCGCTCCTCTGTGGACCTTAGTTATCGTATCTTTGGCAATacaattatttctaatttttacacTACACAAACAGGGCTGACTTTTCTGGGTTGTCGTTTTTCTACCTTGCCGGCAGTGTGTAGGtggtcttttaattttcttctcatatgtctcatatatattttttactccaTTTGCAATCTATTTTGGTATTTGGTGTGACAGTGggatcatctttattttcttccaaattggCTGACAAGTTGCGCCAGCATCATTTGTTGGATTATgcgtttttttcccattgttcaTCACCCTTACCGGTTGTTAAATTTCTCTATCCACTGGGCACTCTGTTCTGTTACACTTGGCTACGGTTTATACTGACACCAAAAACACACCATTTGGGGGACAACTGCTTTCTAAGTCATATctgagaaaacaaataccaacctctctgtttttctttttcataattttcttggGTCTCCTAAGCATTTATTCCTGTATTTGAATCTTAAGATCATTTTTCTCCCACTAAAAAACACCAGTGGGATGCTAATTGTAATTAcaataaatttctaaattaatttttgaggaactgaaaaTTTCCCATGATTACACCTTCTCCATCTTTCAGTTTGTTCCGATTTTGTTGTATGTTTTCAGTGTGttgatgtgtttttgtttttatttggctCCCATATACACTATATTATATGGCCTCCCCCATTCCGACTCACTGGCCCAGAAGGTCCGTGAGAGGCTTCGGTTTCCTCTTTCGTTGAAATTTTGATGGCCCCAGGACATAATCCATCTAGAGCCCAAGCTGCTGGGCTCATTTCAGGTTTCATGGATGTGCTACATAATCCAGATATAAAATGGAGTTGACAAAatagttatttcatttctttatttttatgcaagctctatacccaacatggggcttgaactcacaaccctaataTCAAGAGTCAGTGCTCCACTggctgacccagccaggcacccctgaagttgaCAGAATGTTACTGGGACCTGGAAACAGAACTGGAAACTCCCAGTTGCCAGGGTAGCAATCTCATatccattctctctgtctctctccctccttccctctctctttccctctccccacccctcaaccCTGCAGTACTTGAAACCTAAATATCGAAACAAAGCATTGCCCGCAAAGTACGCGCTGGAGCTACTGACCATCTACGCCTGGGAAATAGGTACAGATGAAAGTGAGAACTTCAACCTGGATGAAGGGTTTAGAGCCGTGATGGAACTCCTCATAGATTATGAAGACATCTGCGTCTATTGGACCAAGTACTATGATTTCCAAAATGAGACTGTGAGAATCTACATCAAACAACAGTTGAAGGAATGCAGGTGAGTATTACTTTCAGCTGCAAGGAATAGAAAGCCCAACTCATGCGAGTTTCAAAATAAGGGGAACTTACTGGCTTTTGTAACTGAGAAGTCCAAAGATGAATGAAGCTTCACGTGTGATGTGATCCAGATGTTCACTATGTCCTCAGGGTCCCATTCTGTGAAATCTGCCCTTCCCGGGGAGGTTTACCTTGGAATTCAGGCTCATCTCTTCATGACTTCCATCTTTTCTAGTCTTCTCATCTGAACTCCTTCCTTCCACTGCAAGAGGGAGTACACCTTTGTCCTAGGATTCTAAGCAAAATCCCCGAGGCTCACTCTGATTGGGTTACAATTTGTAACCTAATCCAATCATGAACCGAGAACTTGAGCTTGCAGGAAGGCTTCCCTTCACACAAGCATGTACGATCCCATAGACTTGAGTGACAGAGGCCAGGATCCTAAGTGTGATGGAGatccactccctttctctctcccaggCCAGTGATCCTGGACCCAGCTGACCCTACCAACaacctgggaaaggaaaagagatgggACCTGGTGGCCAGAGAGGCTGCTCACTGCCTGAGGCAGGCCTGCTGTAGGAATGAAGACCCCAGCCAGGGCTGGCATGTACAGGTACAGTCCCTGTCCCCAACCCCCAGTCATGATTCAATGATGACCGCATGTCAACTCCCCAAGAATCccctcaaggggcacctgggtggctcaggtcatgcatgatcttgcggttcatgagtttgagcccctctgagctgtcagcacagagcctggagcctgcttctgattctgtgtctccttctctgtctgcccctcccctgcttgtactctgtctctgtctctgtctctctctctctctctctctctctctctcaaaaacaaataagcatttaaaagaaggagagagagagagggatcagggcacctgggtggcttagtcggttaagcgtccaactcttggtttcagctcaagtcacgatgtcaccattcatgagttcaagccccacatcgggctccgtgctgacagtgcagagcctgctaaggattctctctctccctctctctgtccctcccccactcactgtctctatctctctccaaataagttaatacgtttaaaactttttttaacattaataaaaaagaaaaaaatgtaaaaaaaaaaaaaaagaaagagaaagagacttaATAGACACAACCAAAACAGTCAGTGAGGAACATAGGATTTGACCACAGACAAGGATACCAGTGGTGAAGCCCCTGGGCACAGCTTTTCCTGCACCATCATAGCAGTCTTGGGTCTGAACACTACATAGGAATCCAGGCTTCAAAGACCCGGACTGTTAGCTCATCTGAGAGCTAATCTCCCCAACCTGCCACTCCCAGAGAAATCTTGTTGCCCCTCCCACATGTCACATCTCGCGGGAAAATTCTGAGGCTGGCCTCAAAGGCAGATCTGCGTAACCATCTAACATAAACTCCAAACCAGGATATTTTTGAGCATGAGATGGGGTGAGGCTAATTATGCCAGGACAAGGCACATACACCTGGACTGCCCTAGACCAACAGGGACATCGGTCACCCTGGATTAACAGCTGTGTCATGCATGATGCAGTGAATGAAAGTTTTTATGACCACTACCCACCCTGCTGAAAGATTCTTTAGGCTGCTCCCAGACTTTTGCCATAACAGTGAATATCCTTGAACATATGGCCCAGTGCCTGACATCTGTTAGGTTATTTAACCTAGAACAACCCTATGATGCACCTGTGGGGTAGGCGCAAATGTTATCCCCGTGTGACAGGTGGGGACTCTCAATAATGCCACACAGGAAGAGTGGCTCTTTGGAGAACGGTTGCCACTTGTTACTCTGATCAGGGTGAGTCACAGGACAGAGGGTGACCCAGTGGTCCTGTAAGCCGAGGGCGACCGAATGTTCTGTTTTGCCTGGGACAGTCCTGGTTTATACCCGTTGGCTGCGATAATCATCGATAGCCCCCTTTTCTACTCCAAGTGTCTTGGTAGGCGCTACATCATATCATCGGTAGACAAGAAGAGGAGGATTTGGAGGCAACAGCCACGACCGTCACATATCCTTGtctgctcctccttcccttccagccAGCAAGAGAGGTCCAGGTGATGGTGAAAAAGACAGGAGAGGAGGCCTGGATATTGTCGGTGGACCCCTACAGTCCCATCTGGAAGATGAAAACGGAGATCAAGAGGACGTTTGGCCTCAGAGGGCAACAGCGTCTCTCCTTCCAGGAGCCGGGAGGGGAACGGCAGCTGCTCAGTAGCCAGCGGACGTTAGCCCATTACGGGATCTTCTCTAAGGTTAGCATCCGGGTGCTGGAGACCTTCCCTCCTGAGATCCAGGTCTTCGTGAAGAACTCTAGTGGCCAGAGCAAGCCTTATGCCATCCACCCTGACGACTCTATCTATGCCTTGAAAGAGAAGATTGAGGAGGCTGAAGGACCTTACGTGGAGGATCAGATACTAAAGTTCCAGAATCGGAAACTGAGGAATCACTGCAGCCTCTCAGACCTGCACATCAAAGACTGTGACACCATCATGCTCATTAGGAGAAGCCACAGGCCCCTAGGAGTGCCCACGGTCGGGTTGTACATGATTTAGACTTCTATggccctcttcccccacccacccccttctACCCAGGCCACTGTGATTTTCTGAAGCATAAATATGAATAGACCCTTCCCCTGCATGAAGTCCTCCAATGGCCCTATTACCTATATAATAAAGTTCAAGTTCTTTTGCTTGGCATTCAAGGTCCTTGACAATTTAGCCCTTGCTTACCTCTTAATCTCGCCTCAACACTCTCAAAACACACCAGATGTGCCCAAACCCTTGCATCTCCAGAGCACTGAATGCCGGATCATACCTCCATGACTGTGAATCAACTATTCCTTTCCCCATGCTTTCGTCTTTCAACACGCACATCTCTAAGTCAGTCTCCGAGTATGGACCCCAGACCAGCAGAATTGGCATATCCCCTGGGAACATCTTAGAAATGAGATTTCTCAACAACTATGTTGGAATCACCCGAGCCAGTGCTTGGTGGTGGGACTCAGCTATCTGTGTCTTAACCAGCCTTCCAAGTCATCTTCTGCCCCTACACCCGGGTCAGACCTTCCGTGAAAGCACTTGGGACCCTCATTGTGTTCCCATGTGGGGATCAT
This DNA window, taken from Neofelis nebulosa isolate mNeoNeb1 chromosome 11, mNeoNeb1.pri, whole genome shotgun sequence, encodes the following:
- the LOC131489197 gene encoding 2'-5'-oligoadenylate synthase-like protein 2, whose product is MELFQNLYETPADMLSAFVERSLQPEGDWKEEVKDAWQRIERFFRDRCFHDELVLDQEVRVLKVVKGGSSGKGTTLNYSSDVDLVLFLSCFPSFQDQAEHRASVISFIEKRLTQYGRSLAYSITMVPQRETNRVPRSLSFHVQARKNSEAIGVDVLPAYDALRNFCPDSKPSPEIYEDLITSGGHPGEFSPSFTELQRHFVKSRPVKLKNLLRLMKHWYLQYLKPKYRNKALPAKYALELLTIYAWEIGTDESENFNLDEGFRAVMELLIDYEDICVYWTKYYDFQNETVRIYIKQQLKECRPVILDPADPTNNLGKEKRWDLVAREAAHCLRQACCRNEDPSQGWHVQPAREVQVMVKKTGEEAWILSVDPYSPIWKMKTEIKRTFGLRGQQRLSFQEPGGERQLLSSQRTLAHYGIFSKVSIRVLETFPPEIQVFVKNSSGQSKPYAIHPDDSIYALKEKIEEAEGPYVEDQILKFQNRKLRNHCSLSDLHIKDCDTIMLIRRSHRPLGVPTVGLYMI